A section of the Drosophila subobscura isolate 14011-0131.10 chromosome A, UCBerk_Dsub_1.0, whole genome shotgun sequence genome encodes:
- the LOC117903030 gene encoding uncharacterized protein C1683.06c has protein sequence MADGRTAAAHKQEEGEGEPATGRRYAILDCDGGSDDAWALLLLLHAERSQLVELLAVTTIGCGNTTRENAARNMRRILNACDRQDVPIYLGAVEPLISFSEDDKKYFHGRDGFGDCLAVCDSEESLESIVQPEHAVTAIYELCRKRPKEITVFAVGPLTNLALGYTMYGEEFGQQLRDLYIMGGNYQGVGNSSRSAEFNFHSDPEAAHAVLLKTHCPITILPWEPCLPERFNIHINWRLEEFAARAASVQHSAITLLNRVESAQWLPMIEQYGIDTWNPCDAIVVAVWLFEDRLVRKQSTWHATVDLRGTHTRGQMVLDHLREREKYPENVRIIELVDSEFFKRIVEWVAGLDGGEFLLNK, from the exons ATGGCAGACGGacgtacagcagcagcacacaagcAGGAAGAGGGCGAGGGAGAGCCGGCGACTGGCCGAAGGTACGCGATACTCGACTGTGATGGCGGCAGTGACGATGCCTGggccctgttgctgctgttgcacgcAGAGCGCAGCCAGCTGGTGGAGCTCCTGGCCGTGACCACCATCGGTTGCGGCAACACCACCCGTGAGAATGCGGCGCGCAACATGCGACGCATCCTCAACGCCTGCGACAGACAAGAT GTGCCCATCTATCTGGGTGCCGTGGAGCCCCTGATTAGCTTCAGCGAAGATGACAAGAAGTATTTCCATGGACGCGACGGTTTCGGCGACTGCCTGGCGGTGTGCGACAGCGAGGAGTCGCTGGAGAGCATCGTGCAGCCGGAGCATGCGGTGACCGCCATTTACGAGCTGTGCCGCAAGCGACCCAAAGAGATCACCGTGTTTGCGGTGGGGCCGCTGACAAATCTCGCCCTCGGCTACACCATGTACGGCGAGGAGTTCGGCCAGCAGCTGAGGGACCTCTACATCATGGGCGGCAACTACCAGGGCGTGGGCAACTCCTCTCGTTCCGCAGAGTTTAACTTCCACTCCGATCCGGAGGCCGCGCACGCCGTGCTGCTCAAGACACATTGTCCGATCACCATTTTGCCCTGGGAGCCCTGTCTCCCAGAGCGCTTCAACATACACATT AATTGGCGCCTGGAGGAGTTCGCTGCCAGAGCGGCGTCCGTCCAGCATTCGGCCATCACTCTGCTGAACCGCGTGGAGAGCGCCCAGTGGCTGCCTATGATCGAACAGTATGGGATCGACACGTGGAATCCCTGCGACGCCATTGTGGTGGCGGTTTGGCTTTTCGAGGACCGGCTGGTGCGGAAGCAAAGCACGTGGCATGCCACAGTTGATCTGCGCGGCACGCATACCCGCGGCCAAATGGTGCTCGATCATCTGCGGGAGCGGGAAAAGTATCCGGAGAATGTGCGCATCATCGAGCTAGTGGACTCTGAGTTCTTCAAGCGGATTGTCGAGTGGGTGGCGGGGCTGGATGGTGGCGAATTTCtgctaaataaataa
- the LOC117903029 gene encoding pyrimidine-specific ribonucleoside hydrolase RihA, with amino-acid sequence MATNACVSDCDSFVVYDCDIGTDDAWGLAMLLRAESLRIAGRKSFRVAAVTCVQGNTSVDHGTLNALRVLSTLDRLDVPVFKGCADPIVPRTWALKSQFHGVDGLGDVGDYPAVNADQLLSEEHAVNAMYRLACQRPGKVDFLLCGPLTNFACCINLYGDAFLDKLGGVYIMGGNILGKGNVTKSAEFNFMMDQEAAHVVLERLKRPALILPWEPCIDGEFGLTLDWRLNVLGAVKHPFVELLTRVERSMLVPRGFEKWVSCDALLTAAYLFPQQMIADEREYYATVELCGVHTRGQMVLDHLRGRWVDAIHGKAKNVRVIRRLNAEPFRTIISYAAFLPQADIDMEKLCKGEQQQQQQQQLQR; translated from the exons ATGGCGACGAACGCCTGCGTGTCCGACTGCGACAGCTTTGTGGTCTACGACTGCGACATCGGCACCGACGATGCCTGGGGCCTGGCAATGCTTCTGCGCGCGGAGAGCCTACGCATTGCTGGAAGGAAGAGCTTCAGGGTGGCAGCCGTCACCTGTGTCCAGGGCAACACCAGTGTGGACCATGGCACACTGAACGCCCTCCGCGTGCTCTCCACTTTGGATAGGCTGGAT GTGCCCGTCTTTAAGGGTTGCGCCGACCCGATTGTGCCACGCACTTGGGCACTTAAGTCCCAGTTCCATGGCGTGGATGGCCTGGGCGATGTGGGCGACTATCCGGCCGTGAATGCCGACCAACTTCTGTCCGAGGAGCATGCGGTGAATGCCATGTATCGGCTGGCCTGCCAGCGCCCGGGAAAAGTTGACTTTCTGCTCTGCGGACCCCTCACGAACTTCGCCTGCTGCATTAATTTATATGGCGATGCGTTCCTGGACAAGCTGGGCGGCGTCTACATCATGGGCGGCAACATCCTGGGCAAGGGTAACGTCACAAAGAGCGCGGAATTCAACTTCATGATGGACCAGGAGGCGGCGCACGTAGTTCTCGAGCGTCTGAAGCGACCCGCTTTGATCCTTCCCTGGGAGCCCTGCATCGATGGCGAATTCGGGCTGACCCTCGACTGGCGGCTCAACGTGCTGGGCGCTGTCAAGCATCCGTTTGTTGAGCTCCTCACCCGCGTCGAGCGATCGATGCTGGTGCCGCGCGGCTTTGAGAAGTGGGTCAGCTGCGATGCTCTGCTCACAGCCGCCTATCTTTTCCCTCAGCAAATGATCGCCGATGAGCGGGAGTACTACGCCACCGTGGAGCTGTGTGGCGTCCATACCCGCGGTCAAATGGTGCTGGATCATCTGAGAGGCAGATGGGTGGACGCCATCCATGGCAAGGCGAAGAATGTTCGTGTGATCCGTCGCCTCAATGCAGAACCCTTTCGCACAATCATTTCGTATGCGGCTTTCCTGCCACAAGCGGACATTGAtatggaaaaattgtgcaagggggagcagcagcagcag